One Cucumis sativus cultivar 9930 chromosome 1, Cucumber_9930_V3, whole genome shotgun sequence DNA segment encodes these proteins:
- the LOC101205010 gene encoding uncharacterized protein LOC101205010 isoform X2 codes for MENYCTLKATKKFRFLQQQVHLVLHNGPQPGPATFVIRCLYVLPIFGLYSEGFSHLITSALQRFLKVVITPADLDEAKDLAAQLFIDIVGGFIAHDDRIVVKIIQIFDVQLSDVEKVMFESKARNRCSSDSAKDFVEQYVSELLETQGYATAVDVLEHFSIHQSGQSLLYGMLQNNEFKAAEKWATFMGKQMLHLLVQELINRNKLKSAYGVIKKNDLQKEFPDVYQKCKESSLKNLAEKGCWDVAEAKANNNRQFLEYLVYLALEAGYFEKVDELCTRYSLTGFLNIKEREGSYEQKLPNHYLDLNQLIDGNILWIDNADALHRATCHIEECKVVGIDCEWKPNYIKGKKPNKVSIMQIASEKMAFIFDLIKLYDDVPDILDNCLTRILQSSSILKLGYNFLCDVKQLSHSYESLKCFKHYEMLLDIQNIFDHSGGLSGLAQKVLGAGLNKTRRNSDWEQRPLTVNQLEYAALDAVVLVHIFQHVRDQSQPSTTTEGETRLERKSFIVSHMDNSSKLKKKKERSKKEAEVVTKL; via the exons ATGGAAAATTACT GCACATTGAAAGCAACTAAGAAGTTTCGATTCCTTCAGCAACAAGTTCATTTAGTACTTCATAATGGTCCCCAACCTGGACCAGCTACCTTTGTTATTCGTTGCCTATACGTCTTGCCTATATTTGGACTATATAGTGAAGGATTCAGCCACTTGATTACCTCAGCCCTCCAACGTTTTCTGAAAGTTGTGATAACTCCAGCAGACCTTGATGAAGCAAAGGACCTAGCTGCTCAgttatttattgatattgttGGAGGATTCATTGCGCATGATGACAGGATAGTCGTGAAGATTATACAGATATTTGATGTTCAATTGTCCGATGTTGAGAAAGTTATGTTTGAATCTAAGGCAAGAAATAGGTGTTCCTCTGACTCAGCCAAAGACTTTGTCGAACAATATGTTTCTGAGTTATTAGAAACTCAGGGTTATGCGACAGCTGTTGACGTATTAGAGCATTTCTCTATTCACCAATCTGGGCAGTCCCTTCTCTATGGCATGTTGCAGAACAATGAATTTAAGGCAGCTGAGAAATGGGCCACTTTCATGGGAAAGCAAATGTTACATCTGCTTGTCCAGGAGTTGATAAATagaaacaaactaaaaagtgCGTATGGcgttataaagaaaaatgatttacaGAAGGAATTTCCCGATGTCTATCAGAAGTGTAAAGAGAG CTCCTTGAAGAATTTAGCTGAAAAAGGATGCTGGGATGTTGCTGAGGCAAAAGCAAACAACAATAGGCAATTTCTTGAATATCTG GTTTACTTGGCATTGGAGGCTGGTTATTTCGAAAAAGTTGATGAACTTTGCACTAGGTACTCCCTCACGGGTTTTCTGAATATCAAAG AACGTGAGGGAAGTTATGAACAGAAGTTACCTAACCACTATCTGGATCTTAATCAACTAATTGATGGAAATATATTATGGATCGACAACGCTGATGCTTTACATCGTGCAACATGCCATATCGAGGAGTGTAAAGTTGTTGGTATTGATTGTGAGTGGAAACCTAACTATATTAAGGGCAAGAAACCGAACAAG GTATCTATAATGCAAATTGCTTCCGAGAAAATGGCTTTCATCTTTGACTTGATCAAGTTATATGATGATGTCCCTGACATTCTAGACAATTGCCTGACTCGCATCTTGCAGTCTTCTAGTATTTTGAAGCTCG GCTACAATTTTTTATGCGATGTAAAGCAACTGTCCCATTCGTATGAATCATTGAAGTGTTTCAAACATTATGAGATGTTACTAgacattcaaaatatatttgaccATAGTGGAGGTCTATCTGGGCTTGCACAG AAAGTGTTGGGAGCTGGATTGAACAAGACACGAAGAAATAGTGACTGGGAACAGCGGCCTTTAACGGTGAATCAG CTAGAATATGCAGCGCTGGATGCTGTGGTGCTCGTCCATATCTTCCAACATGTTCGAGATCAATCACAGCCATCTACGACAACAGAAGGGGAAACACGACTTGAGCGGAAATCCTTTATT GTCTCCCACATGGATAACTCGTCAAaactgaagaagaaaaaagagaggagCAAAAAGGAAGCAGAAGTTGTAACCAAGTTGTAA
- the LOC101205010 gene encoding uncharacterized protein LOC101205010 isoform X1 has product MGFDQTVAEPLDPIDQTHLAWKITVHSLSDLSYISPVVFLYLLKECYIRGTLKATKKFRFLQQQVHLVLHNGPQPGPATFVIRCLYVLPIFGLYSEGFSHLITSALQRFLKVVITPADLDEAKDLAAQLFIDIVGGFIAHDDRIVVKIIQIFDVQLSDVEKVMFESKARNRCSSDSAKDFVEQYVSELLETQGYATAVDVLEHFSIHQSGQSLLYGMLQNNEFKAAEKWATFMGKQMLHLLVQELINRNKLKSAYGVIKKNDLQKEFPDVYQKCKESSLKNLAEKGCWDVAEAKANNNRQFLEYLVYLALEAGYFEKVDELCTRYSLTGFLNIKEREGSYEQKLPNHYLDLNQLIDGNILWIDNADALHRATCHIEECKVVGIDCEWKPNYIKGKKPNKVSIMQIASEKMAFIFDLIKLYDDVPDILDNCLTRILQSSSILKLGYNFLCDVKQLSHSYESLKCFKHYEMLLDIQNIFDHSGGLSGLAQKVLGAGLNKTRRNSDWEQRPLTVNQLEYAALDAVVLVHIFQHVRDQSQPSTTTEGETRLERKSFIVSHMDNSSKLKKKKERSKKEAEVVTKL; this is encoded by the exons ATGGGATTCGATCAAACTGTTGCTGAACCACTCGACCCTATAGATCAAACTCATCTAGCATGGAAAATTACTGTGCACTCCCTTTCTGATCTATCTTATATATCTCCTGTTGTATTCTTATACCTTCTAAAAGAATGTTATATTCGTG GCACATTGAAAGCAACTAAGAAGTTTCGATTCCTTCAGCAACAAGTTCATTTAGTACTTCATAATGGTCCCCAACCTGGACCAGCTACCTTTGTTATTCGTTGCCTATACGTCTTGCCTATATTTGGACTATATAGTGAAGGATTCAGCCACTTGATTACCTCAGCCCTCCAACGTTTTCTGAAAGTTGTGATAACTCCAGCAGACCTTGATGAAGCAAAGGACCTAGCTGCTCAgttatttattgatattgttGGAGGATTCATTGCGCATGATGACAGGATAGTCGTGAAGATTATACAGATATTTGATGTTCAATTGTCCGATGTTGAGAAAGTTATGTTTGAATCTAAGGCAAGAAATAGGTGTTCCTCTGACTCAGCCAAAGACTTTGTCGAACAATATGTTTCTGAGTTATTAGAAACTCAGGGTTATGCGACAGCTGTTGACGTATTAGAGCATTTCTCTATTCACCAATCTGGGCAGTCCCTTCTCTATGGCATGTTGCAGAACAATGAATTTAAGGCAGCTGAGAAATGGGCCACTTTCATGGGAAAGCAAATGTTACATCTGCTTGTCCAGGAGTTGATAAATagaaacaaactaaaaagtgCGTATGGcgttataaagaaaaatgatttacaGAAGGAATTTCCCGATGTCTATCAGAAGTGTAAAGAGAG CTCCTTGAAGAATTTAGCTGAAAAAGGATGCTGGGATGTTGCTGAGGCAAAAGCAAACAACAATAGGCAATTTCTTGAATATCTG GTTTACTTGGCATTGGAGGCTGGTTATTTCGAAAAAGTTGATGAACTTTGCACTAGGTACTCCCTCACGGGTTTTCTGAATATCAAAG AACGTGAGGGAAGTTATGAACAGAAGTTACCTAACCACTATCTGGATCTTAATCAACTAATTGATGGAAATATATTATGGATCGACAACGCTGATGCTTTACATCGTGCAACATGCCATATCGAGGAGTGTAAAGTTGTTGGTATTGATTGTGAGTGGAAACCTAACTATATTAAGGGCAAGAAACCGAACAAG GTATCTATAATGCAAATTGCTTCCGAGAAAATGGCTTTCATCTTTGACTTGATCAAGTTATATGATGATGTCCCTGACATTCTAGACAATTGCCTGACTCGCATCTTGCAGTCTTCTAGTATTTTGAAGCTCG GCTACAATTTTTTATGCGATGTAAAGCAACTGTCCCATTCGTATGAATCATTGAAGTGTTTCAAACATTATGAGATGTTACTAgacattcaaaatatatttgaccATAGTGGAGGTCTATCTGGGCTTGCACAG AAAGTGTTGGGAGCTGGATTGAACAAGACACGAAGAAATAGTGACTGGGAACAGCGGCCTTTAACGGTGAATCAG CTAGAATATGCAGCGCTGGATGCTGTGGTGCTCGTCCATATCTTCCAACATGTTCGAGATCAATCACAGCCATCTACGACAACAGAAGGGGAAACACGACTTGAGCGGAAATCCTTTATT GTCTCCCACATGGATAACTCGTCAAaactgaagaagaaaaaagagaggagCAAAAAGGAAGCAGAAGTTGTAACCAAGTTGTAA
- the LOC105434513 gene encoding calmodulin-binding protein 60 G-like, producing MDILETAENTCDLEEIEHQTHFNTIHLSLIQSFETQSVIPSEDLSPKEENIPQENELKQVEDVVKIEVDSHRRSILPRSSQLSNQLGLERTVIGYKNLKLKLSFINQIAPTIFTNNEIKAKNGKPLVVAICDNTTNSKAIIKTGMLSRALVEFVVLDGEFGFNLRREKNNWNDFNESIVSERVGKRPLIVGNDKIILLENGFGQLNDLSFTDNSSWTKTKKFRLGVKFVDEEIKTKFPGIEGAVSEPFRVMDQRGKGYKKHHPPSRKDELYRLEGIAKNGAYHQRLSSNGIENVGDLLKVYKQKGSIYLKQLLGEKVPEKIWSKMINNALECDSVEKEANFKNLEDMELYYQDFPSFNPTPTQHLGDNYEAMRAGQGFEGTMGEQDKHYSIFNNDYPPLLLHGEASTSYQP from the exons atggatatattaGAAACTGCAGAAAACACTTGTGATCTCGAAGAAATTGAACATCAAACTCATTTCAACACAATTCACCTATCCTTAATCCAAAg TTTCGAAACTCAATCTGTTATTCCATCCGAGGATTTGTCTCCTAAAGAAGAGAACATACctcaagaaaatgaattaaagcAG GTCGAGGATGTGGTGAAGATTGAAGTTGATTCTCACCGAAGATCCATTCTGCCAAG AAGCAGCCAACTTAGTAACCAATTAGGATTAGAAAGAACTGTAATTggatataaaaatttgaagctCAAGCTATCTTTCATTAATCAAATAGCTCCCACCATTTTCACcaacaatgaaataaaagCCAAAAATGGAAAACCACTAGTAGTTGCAATTTGTGATAATACTACCAACTCCAAAGCTATCATCAAGACAGGTATGTTGTCGAGGGCCTTGGTTGAGTTCGTCGTCCTCGACGGTGAATTCGGATTCAATCTACGAcgagagaaaaataattggaatGATTTTAACGAAAGTATTGTTTCTGAAAGAGTGGGGAAAAGGCCCTTAATTGTTGGGAATGATAAGATAATTCTCTTGGAAAATGGGTTTGGACAGCTTAATGATTTGAGCTTTACTGACAATTCAAGTTGGACCAAAACTAAGAAGTTTAGATTGGGAGTGAAATTTGTGGATGAggaaatcaaaactaaatttccaGGAATTGAGGGAGCTGTCTCCGAACCCTTTAGAGTGATGGATCAGCGTGGTAAAG GGTACAAGAAACACCACCCTCCAAGTAGGAAAGATGAACTATATCGATTGGAAGGAATTGCCAAAAATGGTGCATATCACCAACGCTTGTCCTCCAACGGAATAGAAAATGTGGGTGATCTTTTGAAGGTTTATAAACAAAAGGGTTCTATTTACTTAAAACag CTACTTGGAGAGAAAGTCCCTGAAAAGATATGGAGTAAGATGATTAATAATGCTTTAGAATGTGATTCAGTGGAAAAGGAagctaattttaaaaacttggaAGATATGGAACTTTATTATCAAGACTTTCCATCCTTCAATCCAACCCCTACG CAACACTTGGGGGATAATTATGAAGCAATGAGAGCTGGCCAAGGTTTTGAAGGGACGATGGGGGAGCAAGACAAGCACTATTCCATTTTCAATAATG ATTATCCACCATTGTTGCTACATGGAGAGGCTTCAACCTCATACCAACCATAA